A single genomic interval of Staphylococcus hyicus harbors:
- the narH gene encoding nitrate reductase subunit beta yields MKIKAQVAMVLNLDKCIGCHTCSVTCKSTWTNRPGAEYMWFNNVETKPGIGYPKRWEDQEHYKGGWTLNKKGKLELKSGTRINKIALGKIFYNPDMPVIKDYYEPWTYNYEHLTTAKASEHSPVAKAHSAMTGQRMDIEWGPNWEDDLAGGHVTGPQDPNIQKIEEDIKFNFDQTFMMYLPRLCEHCLNPSCVASCPSGAMYKRDEDGIVLVDQEACRGWRYCMTGCPYKKVYFNWKTNKAEKCTFCFPRVEAGIPTVCSETCTGRMRYLGVLLYDADRVQEAATAENEQDLYEKQLDLFLNPFDEAVIEQAEKDGISQEWIEAAQNSPIYKLAIEYKLAFPLHPEYRTMPMVWYCPPLSPIMNYFEGKNAGNNPDAIFPAIEEMRLPVQYLAELFTAGDTTAVKGSLQRMAMMRSYMRAQNTGRDFDMSRLERVGLTERQAKDMYRLLAIAKHEDRFVIPTSHKEQYMDTYAAQGSQGYGGEHFGANCDGCGVPVGAGGKTGQEIYNDNFYGGIFRD; encoded by the coding sequence TTGAAGATTAAAGCGCAAGTTGCAATGGTGTTAAACCTAGACAAATGTATCGGGTGTCATACGTGTAGTGTGACATGTAAAAGCACATGGACCAATCGACCTGGTGCGGAATATATGTGGTTTAACAATGTAGAGACAAAACCAGGTATTGGTTATCCAAAACGTTGGGAAGACCAAGAGCACTATAAAGGTGGCTGGACGTTAAACAAAAAAGGGAAATTAGAATTAAAATCAGGGACGCGAATCAATAAGATTGCACTTGGTAAAATTTTCTACAACCCTGATATGCCAGTCATTAAAGATTATTATGAACCATGGACATACAACTATGAACATTTAACAACAGCAAAAGCCTCAGAACATTCACCAGTCGCAAAAGCACATTCAGCAATGACAGGGCAACGTATGGATATCGAATGGGGACCGAACTGGGAAGATGACTTAGCGGGTGGCCACGTTACCGGACCACAGGATCCGAATATTCAAAAAATCGAAGAAGATATTAAATTCAACTTTGACCAAACATTTATGATGTATTTACCTCGTTTATGTGAACATTGTTTAAATCCGAGCTGTGTGGCCTCTTGTCCATCAGGCGCAATGTATAAACGTGATGAAGACGGCATTGTTCTTGTAGACCAAGAAGCATGTCGCGGCTGGCGTTACTGCATGACAGGCTGTCCTTATAAAAAAGTGTACTTCAACTGGAAAACAAATAAAGCTGAAAAATGTACGTTCTGTTTCCCTCGTGTTGAAGCTGGAATTCCAACAGTATGTTCGGAAACATGTACAGGTCGTATGCGTTATTTAGGTGTATTACTATATGATGCTGACCGTGTCCAAGAAGCGGCGACAGCTGAAAACGAACAAGACTTATATGAAAAACAACTCGACTTATTCTTAAACCCATTTGATGAAGCTGTAATCGAGCAAGCCGAAAAAGATGGTATTTCACAAGAGTGGATTGAAGCAGCACAAAACTCACCGATTTATAAACTTGCAATCGAATATAAATTGGCATTCCCATTACATCCAGAGTACCGTACAATGCCGATGGTTTGGTATTGTCCACCGCTCAGTCCAATCATGAATTATTTCGAAGGAAAAAATGCAGGAAATAACCCAGATGCGATTTTTCCGGCTATTGAAGAAATGCGTTTGCCTGTACAATATCTTGCTGAATTATTTACTGCCGGAGACACAACTGCAGTAAAAGGGTCTTTACAACGCATGGCAATGATGCGTAGCTATATGCGTGCACAAAATACGGGGCGTGACTTTGATATGTCACGATTAGAACGTGTCGGATTAACAGAACGTCAAGCAAAAGACATGTACCGTTTGTTAGCCATTGCAAAACATGAAGACCGCTTCGTTATTCCAACATCACACAAAGAACAATATATGGACACGTATGCGGCGCAAGGTAGCCAAGGTTATGGTGGTGAACACTTCGGTGCAAACTGTGACGGTTGTGGCGTACCTGTAGGTGCAGGTGGTAAAACGGGTCAAGAAATATACAACGACAACTTCTATGGAGGGATCTTCCGTGATTAA
- the narJ gene encoding nitrate reductase molybdenum cofactor assembly chaperone — translation MINLETLKYYKETFAYLSQQLSFPEKLTFHPKTFDAIFSEDHPAYPHVKAYRERMYELSLSEIKSLYTDTFDFNKKTTLYMTFNKFDTQKERGQMLAKLKVLYEMFGLEMPASELSDYLPLMLEFLYAAPIDGDDRAQENMQLLIMIIEDGTYPMMKYLEEKGNPYSHLIRGLRETLKRCIVQDNEVTQHV, via the coding sequence GTGATTAACCTTGAAACGCTCAAGTATTACAAAGAGACATTTGCTTATCTGAGCCAACAATTAAGTTTTCCGGAAAAATTGACCTTTCATCCTAAAACATTTGATGCGATTTTCAGTGAGGATCACCCTGCGTATCCTCACGTGAAAGCGTATCGTGAACGTATGTATGAATTGAGTTTGTCTGAAATTAAATCTTTGTACACGGATACGTTTGACTTTAATAAGAAAACAACGTTATATATGACCTTCAATAAATTTGATACGCAAAAAGAGCGCGGACAAATGCTAGCAAAGCTTAAAGTTTTATATGAAATGTTTGGCCTAGAAATGCCAGCATCAGAGCTCTCTGATTATTTACCATTAATGCTTGAATTTTTATATGCAGCACCGATTGATGGCGATGATCGAGCACAAGAAAATATGCAATTGCTTATTATGATTATTGAAGATGGCACGTATCCAATGATGAAATATTTAGAGGAAAAGGGTAATCCATATAGTCATTTAATACGAGGTTTACGAGAAACGTTAAAACGTTGCATCGTACAAGACAATGAGGTGACACAACATGTTTAA
- the narI gene encoding respiratory nitrate reductase subunit gamma, which yields MFNQFLWVIFPYLCLAIFIIGHIARYKFDQFSWTAKSSEFIEKKQLKWGSLLFHLGIIPVFFGHVVGLLIPAHWLEAIGVNNHLYHIGAVYIGSIFGIITLIGMFLLTARRVTKANVRRLSSASDILVNFLLLVIVFAGLYATLVVNATTPDFDYRQTISIWFRGLFMFSPDANLMTAVPLAFKLHVLLGFSIMALWPFTRLVHVWSVPLSYASRSYIIYRKHKV from the coding sequence ATGTTTAATCAATTTTTATGGGTAATCTTCCCATATCTCTGTCTTGCAATCTTCATAATTGGTCATATTGCGCGCTATAAATTCGACCAATTTTCATGGACTGCAAAATCAAGTGAATTTATTGAAAAAAAGCAACTAAAGTGGGGAAGTTTATTATTTCATTTAGGTATTATTCCTGTGTTCTTTGGACACGTTGTAGGTCTTTTGATACCGGCACATTGGTTAGAAGCGATAGGTGTAAATAACCACCTGTATCATATTGGAGCTGTGTATATTGGTAGTATATTTGGTATAATAACATTAATCGGTATGTTTTTATTAACAGCAAGACGTGTAACAAAAGCAAATGTGCGTCGTTTAAGTTCTGCATCAGATATACTTGTCAACTTTTTATTATTAGTCATCGTGTTTGCGGGTCTTTATGCAACGCTCGTTGTAAATGCTACAACGCCAGATTTTGATTATCGTCAAACAATTTCGATATGGTTCAGAGGATTGTTCATGTTTAGCCCTGATGCAAACTTAATGACAGCTGTGCCACTTGCTTTTAAATTACATGTTTTGTTAGGCTTTTCTATTATGGCTTTGTGGCCATTTACAAGACTTGTTCATGTATGGAGTGTCCCATTATCATATGCGAGCCGAAGTTATATTATTTACCGCAAACATAAAGTATAA
- the nreA gene encoding nitrate respiration regulation accessory nitrate sensor NreA, whose product MDPIDFSKHDYQSELEVLRLRFGFDFAGLALPTEDHVGMKIKWRYVSGNLNNRYQRIVLRNGRGIAGTVMKTGKPMTIADTNQEEIQQSLFNFPILLSEQLTALVAIPLWHNHRVKGVLLFGQRNGKPLPNKTRDVINIKGIGSLTSEDRVIL is encoded by the coding sequence GTGGACCCAATTGATTTTTCAAAACATGATTATCAATCGGAGCTTGAAGTGTTGCGACTTCGCTTTGGCTTTGATTTTGCAGGACTTGCATTACCTACAGAAGATCATGTCGGTATGAAAATCAAATGGCGTTACGTGTCAGGTAATCTGAATAATAGATATCAACGCATCGTTCTCCGTAATGGACGTGGCATTGCCGGTACTGTGATGAAAACAGGAAAGCCAATGACTATTGCTGATACAAACCAAGAAGAAATACAACAATCATTATTTAATTTTCCAATACTCTTGAGTGAGCAGTTGACTGCACTTGTAGCAATACCGCTTTGGCACAATCATCGTGTCAAAGGGGTCTTGTTATTTGGTCAGAGAAACGGAAAACCCTTACCTAATAAGACACGCGACGTCATTAATATTAAAGGAATTGGTTCATTAACAAGCGAAGACAGGGTGATATTATAA
- a CDS encoding sensor histidine kinase codes for MKSKTKPYVLNELLLSHYENTTEMILFIDRAGDVIFMNNAAKRVLSDDNNLQAVTSNTICGRCEGYTTEHALKTCYNCFLETQEMGNSTFQVFMKTRENKVEPFTAMYQTIDKEQDIKVFTLQNVTQQLERHEKLHQRHMIQKTIAAQENERKRISRELHDGVVQELINVNVEMRLLKYQQNMESMIKQSHNIEGLMAKLIDDIRNLSSELRPSSLDDLGLDAAFKTYFKQLENNYGLMVNYHFDMPPQRFDSEIETVVYRVVQEAVFNAMKYADVDVVDVNVRKDKNRLFAEVSDQGVGFDPKDHPKGSGLGLYGMNERAELVNGKLDIKTEKGKGTLVTLEVPIEQIGGVELENRNSR; via the coding sequence ATGAAATCTAAAACGAAACCGTATGTTTTAAATGAGTTATTGTTATCACATTATGAAAATACAACTGAAATGATTCTCTTTATTGATCGTGCTGGGGATGTTATTTTTATGAACAATGCTGCAAAGCGTGTGCTTTCAGATGATAATAATTTACAAGCAGTAACATCAAATACGATATGTGGGCGTTGTGAAGGGTATACGACAGAACATGCGTTAAAAACGTGTTACAATTGTTTTTTAGAAACACAAGAAATGGGGAATTCTACCTTTCAAGTGTTCATGAAAACACGTGAGAATAAAGTGGAACCTTTTACTGCAATGTATCAAACTATAGATAAAGAGCAAGATATTAAAGTATTTACACTTCAAAATGTGACACAACAACTCGAACGTCATGAAAAGCTTCATCAACGACATATGATTCAAAAAACCATTGCAGCACAAGAAAATGAACGAAAGCGTATATCACGTGAACTTCATGATGGTGTCGTTCAAGAACTGATTAACGTCAATGTAGAAATGCGCCTACTTAAATACCAACAAAATATGGAAAGTATGATTAAACAATCGCATAATATTGAAGGGTTAATGGCGAAGTTAATTGATGACATACGGAATTTATCTTCAGAATTAAGACCGTCATCATTAGATGATCTTGGTTTAGATGCCGCATTTAAGACATACTTTAAACAGCTTGAAAACAATTACGGATTAATGGTGAATTACCACTTCGATATGCCGCCGCAACGCTTTGATAGTGAGATTGAAACAGTTGTATACCGTGTCGTGCAAGAAGCGGTATTTAATGCTATGAAATATGCGGATGTAGATGTTGTAGATGTCAACGTTCGAAAAGATAAAAATCGTTTATTTGCTGAAGTATCAGACCAAGGTGTGGGATTTGATCCTAAAGACCATCCTAAAGGCTCTGGTTTAGGCTTATATGGTATGAATGAACGCGCTGAACTTGTTAATGGTAAACTAGATATTAAAACAGAAAAAGGGAAAGGTACTCTAGTCACTTTAGAAGTGCCTATTGAGCAAATTGGGGGCGTTGAGCTTGAAAATCGTAATAGCAGATGA